A single Pieris rapae chromosome 2, ilPieRapa1.1, whole genome shotgun sequence DNA region contains:
- the LOC111002887 gene encoding sperm flagellar protein 1-like, which produces MSITESPIPLSDIEAVLAWVDTFKLSRPTKKINRDFSDAVLLAEILGVHYPKLVEMHNYPPRNSHSLKLNNWMTLNRKVLKKLRLNLCCNTMEQLANCAPGVIERVLIMVRDKIRRDEELNKSMNQEQNLSSGGSYYETCGDEANVLVVPVKSRINGILETVQRKVVCYESYMSLKEEMKDAKESIEVLKQKVDHLDNLLKLKDERIDELQKQLERKQFRRKEVEALQNSLVIPFELGPPSPKVSDVVVPNKPLVLKISDSITKIPKLEDLSRPKSEEKIPKEDIKIYKVEESRIPIPEKSTRIEVAKSFSKPSITEVTSDDIVEKLKDIDKIRSEVFFEGIEIIDQRTFDNYLDNEEFKDTESDFAKINFISDAFVN; this is translated from the exons atgtctatAACGGAGTCGCCAATACCCCTGTCGGATATCGAGGCGGTGCTAGCCTGGGTGGACACTTTCAAACTATCACGTCCcactaaaaagataaatagGGATTTTTCCGATGCAG TACTCCTAGCTGAGATCTTAGGCGTCCATTATCCAAAATTAGTTGAAATGCACAATTATCCGCCGCGAAATAGCCACtctttgaaattgaataaCTGGATGACGTTAAATAGAAAGGTCCTTAAGAAACTAAGGCTCAATTTATGCTGCAACACAATGGAGCAACTAGCTAACTGTGCGCCGGGAGTTATCGAGAGAGTACTTATTATGG ttcGTGATAAGATTCGCCGGGATGAAGAGCTAAACAAAAGTATGAACCAGGAACAAAATTTATCAAGCGGTGGTAGTTACTATGAGACTTGTGGAGATGAAG CAAACGTGCTCGTTGTTCCGGTCAAGTCGCGTATTAATGGAATTCTAGAGACGGTTCAACGTAAGGTGGTATGCTACGAGTCCTATATGTCGCTCAAAGAAGAGATGAAAGACGCGAAAGAATCCATTGAAGTGCTTAAACAAAAG GTTGACCATCTAGATAATTTACTAAAGCTTAAAGATGAAAGAATTGACGAATTGCAAAAGCAATtagaaagaaaacaatttaggCGCAAAGAAGTTGAAGCTCTGCAAAATAGTCTAGTCATTCCATTCGAGTTAGGTCCTCCTTCACCGAAAGTGAGTGATGTTGTCGTCCCAAATAAACCccttgtattaaaaattagtgACTCCATCACCAAAATACCAAAGCTTGAAGACCTATCAAGGCCTAAATCAGAAGAGAAAATTCCTAAAgaagatataaaaatctataaagtaGAAGAATCGAGAATTCCAATACCAGAAAAGAGTACTCGAATAGAGGTTGCTAAATCTTTTTCGAAGCCAAGTATTACTGAAGTAACATCGGATGATATTGTGGAAAAATTGAAAGACATTGACAAAATCAGATCCGAAGTTTTTTTTGAAGGAATAGAAATCATTGATCAGAGGACTTTTGACAACTATCTTGACAACGAAGAATTTAAAGATACTGAATCGGATTttgcaaaaattaattttatatcagatgcctttgttaattaa
- the LOC111002870 gene encoding uncharacterized protein LOC111002870, with protein sequence MHCSFLITFHNEIKLKLVGYVKMSRGGGSADALAVIKEEQVSPVNSASVIDNEQSEDPQDVPNRCPCKDRLSPEEAKRRTQEIEKLLKEKEDTLTAEFQSRIEKEIKMMKERFDYILQNEQIRTSHMMREAHRERKEKVSALQTQLECKNLAGLMFVMCSERRKSRLQLLRIVEDYTNYITGLQHILAESQALILNLSRGYKTAARVEQEWKEKMDKVIKEFLGFIYHFAGGTPETNQYFFDIPALMKTKAPIKDDPKEDPCDCYEVKQETEIRQEKNWWETIEGDDPPFIIFGDMADFNPPQRREVLKSVKAAKTAPKKWKEYVFHEMFHSSNCPNLNTIKDEFLKHQPIEQWECRQTDKQSLRGSDTSQKRITRASIDIRGTMGSILKIITSSAAPTAVTKATLLGARDSMEIASTTKLREKQRQSADAGAQKVVLNVGKRIDSLFNEMIEDNEEEDVPPPDAYKLDDDDVADESLSALGSLHNDSLSVIPSHVPDHDHKIHYEKACPMEQCQAMKMDSFIRTLPPYMQASPFTHYEQTFDEYEPCSPEQLQILKQRIEEKKKREKVDFHLLEESPLSEWPQTIDGVGVQTSNTSVSLPPCTCGIKSLSDVSSIERVFKVTDLIPLKEKLENINQQCFFRNDVDFNRFGVIGLENEVKTSPTENFAKDRLRNITKILKQNPSLCEIFQANIR encoded by the exons aTGTCACGAGGTGGAGGTAGTGCAGACGCATTGGCAGTCATCAAAGAAGAACAAGTATCGCCTGTAAACAGTGCTAGTGTGATTGACAACGAACAATCGGAAGATCCTCAAGATGTGCCTAATCGATGTCCTTGTAAag ACCGACTCAGTCCCGAAGAAGCGAAGAGACGTACACAAGAGATAGAGAAACTTCTGAAAGAGAAAGAAGATACTCTCACAGCAGAATTTCAATCTCGAATAgagaaagaaattaaaatgatgaaaGAGAGATTTGACTACATTTTACA GAATGAACAAATAAGAACCTCTCACATGATGAGGGAAGCTCACAGAGAGAGAAAGGAGAAGGTGTCAGCGCTGCAGACGCAGTTGGAGTGCAAGAACTTGGCCGGTTTGATGTTCGTCATGTGTTCTGAAAGACGGAAAAGCAGGCTTCAGCTATTAAGGATTGTTGAag ATTACACAAACTACATAACGGGGTTACAGCATATCTTGGCTGAAAGTCAggcattaatattaaatttgtcacGCGGGTATAAAACTGCTGCAAGAGTTGAGCAGGAGTGGAAAGAGAAAATGGACAAAGTTATTAAGGAG TTCCTAGGTTTCATATACCACTTCGCTGGTGGAACTCCTGAAACAAACCAGTATTTCTTTGACATCCCTGCCCTGATGAAGACCAAAGCGCCTATAAAGGATGACCCGAAAGAGGACCCTTGCGATTGTTACGAGGTTAAACAAG aAACTGAAATACGTCAGGAAAAGAATTGGTGGGAAACGATAGAAGGTGACGATCCTCCCTTCATAATATTCGGTGACATGGCTGATTTTAATCCACCACAACGTAGGGAGGTTCTAAAGTCTGTTAAAGCCGCTAAAACGGCACCAAAGAAATGGAAAGAATACg TTTTCCATGAAATGTTTCATAGTTCAAATTGTCCAAACTTGAATACAATAAAAGATGAATTTTTGAAGCATCAACCCATAGAACAATGGGAATGTCGGCAAACAGATAAACAATCTCTTAGAGGA TCTGATACGAGCCAAAAACGAATTACCAGAGCGAGTATCGATATAAGAGGAACCATGGGAtctatactaaaaattat TACATCTAGTGCAGCTCCGACGGCCGTTACAAAAGCAACTCTGCTTGGAGCGAGGGACTCAATGGAAATTGCATCTACCACGAAATTG cgcGAGAAGCAAAGGCAATCAGCGGATGCAGGGGCGCAGAAGGTTGTCTTGAATGTAGGGAAAAGAATC GATTCACTCTTCAATGAAATGATAGAGGATAATGAAGAGGAGGATGTGCCGCCACC agACGCATACAAATTAGATGATGACGATGTGGCGGATGAATCATTATCTGCACTTGG gaGTTTGCACAACGACAGTTTGAGTGTGATACCTTCACATGTTCCTGATCATGACCACAAAATCCACTACGAAaag GCATGCCCGATGGAACAATGTCAGGCAATGAAAATGGATTCATTCATAAGAACACTACCTCCTTATATGCAGGCCAGTCCCTTCACCCATTACGAACAAACGTTTGATGAGTACGAGCCCTGTTCTCCAG AACAACTACAAATCTTGAAGCAGAGGATAGAAGAGAAGAAGAAAAGGGAAAAGGTCGATTTCCATCTGCTAGAAGAGAGTCCGCTTAGTGAATGGCCGCAGACTATAGATGGCGTTGGTGTACAGACGTCAAATACTTCCGTGTCTTTGCCCCCCTGTACTTGTGGCATTAAGAGTCTTTCTGACGTGTCAAGTATTGAACGAGTTTTCAAag tgACCGACTTGATACCTCTAAAAGAAAAGTTGGAAAACATCAACCAGCAATGCTTCTTTCGCAACGACGTCGATTTTAATCGTTTCGGAGTTATTGGTCTGGAAAATGAAGTCAAAAC ATCCCCGACAGAAAACTTCGCCAAGGACCGACTAcgaaacataacaaaaatattaaaacaaaatcccAGTTTATGCGAGATATTCCAAGCCAACatacgttaa